In Phenylobacterium zucineum HLK1, one DNA window encodes the following:
- a CDS encoding peptidylprolyl isomerase, with protein sequence MSEARFVVTRSAGRGAARPAPPPAPEAVSQAVPQAAPEPPPAEAGGCGCGSTAAARPRPARTPAVRVDGVEIDSRLIAQESQNHPSGDPMETWTAAARALVVRQLLLTEARRRGLSPDPEAVGENQYETDEESLVRQVLEVAVEPQPPSETECRRVYEGMKGKFVTPTLFEASHILIEPAGEAEADWSEAEAEARALIGVVGDSPQAFAEAAAARSSCPTAHQGGSLGQVRRGELVDSVQAAIEALADGETGTAPVRSPFGWHVVRLERRIEGRVLPYEIVEGRIRDMLEARAWAIGASQFVADLAAKSAVEGVTLAPPDGGFAACEDGSGC encoded by the coding sequence GTGAGCGAGGCCCGCTTCGTCGTCACGCGCTCGGCCGGGCGCGGCGCCGCCCGGCCGGCGCCTCCGCCTGCTCCCGAGGCCGTTTCCCAGGCCGTTCCCCAGGCCGCGCCCGAGCCGCCGCCGGCCGAGGCCGGCGGATGCGGCTGCGGGTCGACCGCGGCGGCCCGGCCGCGCCCGGCCCGCACGCCTGCCGTCCGGGTGGACGGCGTGGAGATAGACTCCCGGCTGATCGCGCAGGAAAGCCAGAACCATCCGTCCGGCGATCCCATGGAGACTTGGACGGCCGCGGCCCGCGCCCTGGTGGTGCGCCAGCTGCTGCTGACCGAGGCCCGGCGGCGGGGGCTCAGCCCCGACCCCGAGGCGGTCGGCGAGAACCAGTACGAGACCGACGAGGAGAGCCTCGTGCGACAGGTGCTGGAGGTCGCCGTCGAGCCCCAGCCGCCCTCCGAGACGGAATGCCGGCGCGTCTACGAGGGGATGAAGGGCAAGTTCGTCACGCCCACCCTGTTCGAGGCCTCGCACATCCTCATAGAGCCGGCGGGCGAGGCCGAGGCCGACTGGTCCGAAGCCGAGGCCGAGGCCCGCGCCCTCATCGGGGTCGTCGGCGACAGCCCGCAGGCGTTCGCCGAGGCCGCGGCGGCCCGCTCGTCCTGTCCCACCGCGCACCAGGGCGGCTCGCTCGGCCAGGTGCGCCGCGGCGAGCTGGTCGACAGCGTCCAGGCGGCGATCGAGGCCCTGGCGGACGGCGAGACCGGCACGGCCCCCGTGCGCTCGCCGTTCGGCTGGCACGTCGTGCGCCTGGAGCGGCGGATCGAGGGCCGCGTCCTGCCCTACGAGATCGTGGAGGGGCGCATCCGCGACATGCTGGAGGCGCGCGCCTGGGCGATCGGCGCTTCGCAGTTCGTGGCCGATCTGGCGGCGAAATCGGCCGTCGAGGGCGTGACCCTGGCCCCGCCGGACGGCGGGTTCGCGGCCTGCGAGGACGGCAGCGGATGCTGA
- the narI gene encoding respiratory nitrate reductase subunit gamma, whose product MESFINQLAFGWFPYLAVTVLIVGSIFRFDKAQYTWRSQSSQFLRRRQMLIGSNLFHMGVLVLLGGHFVGLLTPINVFDALGVQHGFKQMAALVVGGIAGILAWVGASLLLHRRLFDSRIRRSSHWTDIAVLVLLWLQLTLGLATTWWTMKHLDGEEMLLFMGWANGLLTFNPQAADLIVDAALVYKLHIILGLTLFLVTPFSRLVHIWSIPLFFLLRPGYQIVRTRGPVRRPQPASLSHGPAGAAPTYGGPAPQRAAAEEFQ is encoded by the coding sequence ATGGAGTCCTTCATCAATCAGCTCGCCTTCGGCTGGTTTCCCTACCTGGCGGTGACGGTGCTGATCGTCGGCAGCATCTTCCGCTTCGACAAGGCGCAGTACACTTGGCGCTCGCAGTCCAGCCAGTTCCTGCGGCGACGCCAGATGCTGATCGGCTCGAACCTGTTCCACATGGGCGTGCTGGTGCTGCTGGGCGGCCACTTCGTGGGGCTGCTCACGCCGATCAACGTGTTCGACGCCCTGGGCGTGCAGCACGGCTTCAAGCAGATGGCGGCGCTGGTGGTCGGCGGCATCGCCGGGATCCTGGCCTGGGTCGGGGCCAGCCTGCTGCTGCATCGCCGGCTGTTCGACTCCCGAATCCGCCGCAGCTCGCACTGGACCGACATCGCCGTCCTGGTGCTGCTCTGGCTGCAGCTCACCCTGGGCCTGGCCACCACCTGGTGGACCATGAAGCACCTCGACGGCGAGGAGATGCTGCTCTTCATGGGCTGGGCCAACGGCCTGCTCACCTTCAACCCGCAGGCGGCCGACCTGATCGTGGACGCCGCCCTGGTCTACAAGCTGCACATCATCCTGGGCCTGACGCTGTTCCTCGTGACCCCGTTCAGCCGGCTGGTCCACATCTGGAGCATCCCGCTCTTCTTCCTGCTGCGGCCGGGCTACCAGATCGTGCGGACCCGCGGACCGGTGCGCCGGCCGCAGCCCGCGTCGCTGTCGCACGGCCCCGCCGGCGCGGCGCCGACCTATGGCGGCCCGGCGCCGCAGCGCGCCGCCGCCGAGGAATTCCAGTGA
- the narJ gene encoding nitrate reductase molybdenum cofactor assembly chaperone, translating into MRRTLKALSLLLSYPTEELKAGAGELRAALADEALLKPQTRAAMAVLLDSFERDELLDLQGRYVDLFDRTRSLSLHLFEHVHGESRERGQAMIDLRATYAEHGFEMTPAELPDYLPAFLEFASLLPPREARQLLREPAHVLQALHERLAKRGSPYAAVFTALLEAARTRPSPEALEDLRRQPDAAADDFEAVDAAWEEAPVRFGPEAPQPTGFVAKLRAWKRPAEPAPPAAS; encoded by the coding sequence ATGAGACGGACGCTGAAGGCTCTCTCGCTCCTGCTGTCGTATCCGACCGAGGAGCTGAAGGCGGGCGCGGGCGAGTTGCGCGCGGCGCTGGCCGACGAGGCCCTGCTGAAGCCGCAGACGCGGGCGGCGATGGCGGTGCTGCTCGACAGCTTCGAACGGGACGAGCTGCTCGACCTGCAGGGGCGCTACGTGGACCTCTTCGACCGGACGCGCTCGCTGTCGCTGCACCTCTTCGAGCACGTCCACGGCGAGAGCCGGGAGCGGGGCCAGGCGATGATCGACCTGCGGGCGACCTACGCCGAGCACGGCTTCGAGATGACCCCGGCCGAACTGCCCGACTACCTGCCGGCGTTCCTGGAGTTCGCCTCGCTGCTGCCGCCGCGCGAGGCCCGGCAGCTGCTGCGCGAGCCGGCCCACGTGCTGCAGGCGCTTCACGAGCGGCTGGCCAAGCGCGGCTCGCCCTACGCGGCGGTCTTCACGGCGCTCCTGGAGGCGGCCCGCACGCGGCCCAGCCCCGAGGCGCTGGAGGACCTGCGCCGCCAGCCCGACGCCGCGGCCGACGACTTCGAGGCGGTGGACGCCGCCTGGGAGGAGGCGCCCGTGCGCTTCGGGCCCGAGGCGCCCCAGCCCACGGGCTTCGTCGCCAAACTCCGGGCCTGGAAACGGCCCGCCGAGCCGGCCCCGCCGGCCGCATCCTGA
- a CDS encoding nitrate/nitrite transporter has translation MAVTPTTEASPGAGRALWVSTAAFTVCFAVWTIFSIIGLGMKDELGLSETQFGLLVGTPILTGSLSRLVLGIWADQYGGRRVFAIVMALGAAATFLLSFADTYLELLLAALGVGIAGGSFAVGVAYVSKFYPQERQGTALGIFGAGNVGSAVTKFLAPFVMVAMGWQTVAQLWAAALLVMAVIFWFTTREDPDLARRRAEGVKPASFAEQLRPLANVQVWRFSLYYFFVFGAFVALALWLPRYLVGVYGLDVKAAGMLAAFYSIPASLFRIYGGRLSDRFGARKVLYWTFGVSALCTFMLSYPPTDYVIHGIQGPIAFSTSMGLVPFVVTIFVLGFFMSLGKAAVFRHIPVYYPQRVGAVGGVVGMVGGVGGFVLPLVFGVLNDLTGVWTSCFFLLFLLVSLALAWMHFAVRRMEAAATAPRETLPELPEMAPIHDAARVAPGPQPAGKVVPVRRPAIADWRPEDPVFWQASGRRIARRNLWISTYCLLLAFAVWMVWSVVVARLPAVGFQFTPDQLFWLAALPGISGAALRIFYAFLVPVFGGRLWTAMSTASLLIPAFGIGYAVQDPSTPYLIFVVLALLCGLGGGNFASSMANISFFFPKAEKGSALALNAGLGNLGVSVMQFVVPVAVTMSIFGILGGEPQTTVEGDRLWMQNAGFLWVPFVIAGAVLAWLGMDDLASAKSSFAEQASIFQRRHTWLMCWLYTGTFGSFIGFSAGFPLLARLAFPDVDSLRYVFLGPLVGAASRAATGWLADRYGGARITFLVFLGMIAAVGGMLWFLNAGSFWGFFAMVMLLFFFSGVGNASTFQMIPAIWRETVGRAAGAAQADREAAAVIGFTSAIAAFGAFFIPKAYGASIAGTGAADAALWGFLAFYAVCAVLTFAIYSRPGGLLHAVERRQGAAPAGPTALEGSR, from the coding sequence ATGGCGGTGACCCCAACGACGGAAGCGTCGCCCGGCGCAGGCCGGGCCCTTTGGGTCAGTACGGCCGCGTTCACGGTCTGCTTCGCCGTCTGGACGATCTTCTCCATCATCGGCCTTGGGATGAAGGACGAACTCGGGCTCAGCGAGACCCAGTTCGGCCTGCTCGTCGGCACCCCGATCCTGACCGGTTCGCTCAGCCGCCTCGTGCTCGGCATCTGGGCCGACCAGTACGGCGGGCGGCGGGTGTTCGCCATCGTGATGGCCCTGGGGGCCGCCGCGACCTTCCTGCTGTCGTTCGCCGACACCTACCTCGAGCTGCTGCTGGCGGCCCTGGGCGTGGGGATCGCGGGCGGGTCCTTCGCCGTGGGCGTCGCCTACGTCTCCAAGTTCTACCCGCAGGAGCGGCAGGGGACGGCGCTGGGGATCTTCGGGGCCGGCAACGTGGGCTCGGCCGTCACCAAGTTCCTGGCGCCGTTCGTGATGGTCGCCATGGGCTGGCAGACGGTCGCCCAGCTCTGGGCCGCCGCCCTCCTGGTGATGGCGGTGATCTTCTGGTTCACGACCCGCGAGGACCCGGACCTCGCCCGCCGGCGGGCGGAAGGGGTCAAGCCGGCCTCCTTCGCCGAACAGCTGCGCCCCCTGGCCAACGTCCAGGTCTGGCGCTTCTCGCTCTACTACTTCTTCGTCTTCGGCGCCTTCGTGGCCCTGGCGCTGTGGCTGCCGCGCTACCTCGTCGGCGTCTACGGGCTCGACGTGAAGGCGGCGGGCATGCTGGCGGCCTTCTACTCCATCCCGGCCAGCCTGTTCCGGATCTACGGCGGGCGCCTCTCGGACCGCTTCGGCGCGCGCAAGGTCCTCTACTGGACGTTCGGCGTCTCGGCGCTGTGCACCTTCATGCTCTCGTACCCGCCGACCGACTACGTGATCCACGGCATCCAGGGCCCGATCGCGTTCTCGACCTCGATGGGGCTGGTCCCGTTCGTCGTGACCATCTTCGTGCTGGGCTTCTTCATGAGCCTGGGCAAGGCGGCCGTGTTCCGGCACATCCCGGTCTACTACCCGCAGCGCGTCGGAGCAGTGGGCGGGGTGGTCGGGATGGTCGGCGGCGTGGGCGGCTTCGTCCTGCCGCTCGTCTTCGGCGTGCTCAACGACCTGACCGGCGTCTGGACGAGCTGCTTCTTCCTGCTCTTCCTCCTCGTTTCCCTGGCGCTCGCCTGGATGCACTTCGCGGTGCGGCGCATGGAGGCGGCGGCGACCGCGCCGCGCGAGACCCTTCCCGAGCTGCCGGAGATGGCGCCGATCCACGACGCCGCGCGCGTGGCGCCGGGGCCGCAGCCCGCGGGCAAGGTCGTCCCCGTCCGGCGGCCGGCGATCGCCGACTGGCGGCCCGAGGACCCCGTGTTCTGGCAGGCGAGCGGCCGGCGCATCGCCCGCCGCAACCTGTGGATCTCCACCTACTGTCTGCTGCTCGCCTTCGCGGTCTGGATGGTCTGGAGCGTGGTCGTCGCGCGCCTGCCGGCCGTCGGATTCCAGTTCACGCCCGACCAGCTGTTCTGGCTGGCGGCGCTGCCGGGGATCTCCGGCGCGGCGCTGCGGATCTTCTACGCCTTCCTCGTGCCGGTGTTCGGCGGCCGGCTCTGGACGGCGATGTCGACGGCCTCGCTGCTGATCCCGGCGTTCGGCATCGGCTACGCCGTGCAGGATCCTTCGACGCCGTACCTGATCTTCGTGGTCCTGGCGCTGCTGTGCGGCCTGGGCGGCGGCAACTTCGCCTCGTCGATGGCCAACATCAGCTTCTTCTTCCCGAAGGCGGAGAAGGGCTCGGCCCTGGCCCTCAACGCCGGCCTCGGCAACCTGGGCGTCAGCGTCATGCAGTTCGTGGTGCCGGTCGCCGTCACCATGAGCATCTTCGGCATCCTGGGCGGCGAGCCGCAGACCACCGTCGAGGGCGACCGGCTGTGGATGCAGAACGCCGGCTTCCTGTGGGTTCCGTTCGTGATCGCGGGCGCAGTGCTCGCCTGGCTCGGCATGGACGACCTGGCCAGCGCCAAGTCCTCATTCGCCGAGCAGGCCAGCATCTTCCAGCGCCGGCACACCTGGCTGATGTGCTGGCTCTACACCGGCACCTTCGGCTCGTTCATCGGCTTCTCGGCGGGCTTCCCGCTGCTGGCGCGGCTCGCTTTCCCGGACGTGGATTCCCTGCGCTACGTGTTCCTCGGCCCGCTGGTCGGGGCGGCCTCGCGCGCGGCCACCGGCTGGCTGGCCGACCGGTACGGCGGGGCGCGCATCACCTTCCTCGTGTTCCTCGGCATGATCGCGGCCGTGGGGGGGATGCTCTGGTTCCTGAACGCCGGTTCGTTCTGGGGCTTCTTCGCCATGGTGATGCTGCTGTTCTTCTTCAGCGGCGTCGGCAACGCCTCGACCTTCCAGATGATCCCGGCCATCTGGCGCGAGACGGTGGGACGCGCCGCCGGCGCCGCCCAGGCCGACCGCGAGGCGGCGGCGGTGATTGGCTTCACCTCCGCCATCGCCGCCTTCGGCGCCTTCTTCATCCCCAAGGCCTACGGCGCGTCCATCGCCGGGACCGGGGCGGCCGACGCGGCCCTGTGGGGCTTCCTCGCCTTCTACGCGGTCTGCGCCGTCCTGACCTTCGCGATCTACTCCCGTCCCGGCGGCCTGCTGCACGCCGTCGAGCGCCGCCAAGGCGCAGCCCCCGCAGGACCCACAGCCCTGGAAGGAAGCCGATGA
- a CDS encoding nitrate reductase subunit alpha, giving the protein MSHLLDRLTYFRREKETFSDGHGVTVREDRGWEDAYRKRWAADKIVRSTHGVNCTGSCSWKIYVKGGIVAWETQQTDYPRTRPDLPNHEPRGCPRGASYSWYLYSGARLKYPLVRGRLLRHWREARKSMSPVAAWKSIVEAPDKRKDWVSRRGRGGFVRVGWDEANEIIAAANAYTIRTYGPDRVAGFSPIPAMSMISYAAGSRYLSLIGGVPLSFYDWYCDLPPSSPQTWGEQTDVPESADWYNSSFLMVWGSNIPMTRSPDAHFYTEVRYRGARSVVVAPDFNEAAKFADLWLHPKQGTDAALALALGHVILREFHLDQTTPYFDDYVRKYSDLPLLVRLVKRGDRYVADRMLRAADFADGLGEANNPDWKTVGIDEAGGQPVCPNGSVGFRWGDKGKWNLEQKDGQGRDVRLRLSLDEAHDEIVSVDFPYFGGDAPMTFVATDHPEVLPRNVPARRLALKDGEALVATVFDLFCANYGLDRGFGGENVARSYDDDVPFTPAWAERITGVPRGHIISVAQQFAENAAKTRGRSMVIVGAGLNHWYHMDMSYRGIINMLVLCGCVGQSGGGWAHYVGQEKLRPATGWLPLAFALDWIRPVRQQNATSFWYAHTDQWRYDTLRMTDMLSPTAPEGAYPTSAIDWNVRAERMGWLPSTPALQANSLDIGRQLHERGEDAGAWTAAALKSGELKMACHDPDHPQNWPRNIFFWRSNVLGASGKGHEYFLKHLVGSLHGVIGEDLAKTGGEKPEEVVWHEEAPTGKMDLMVSIDFRLSTTALYADIVLASSTWYEKHDLNTSDMHPFIHPLTAAVDPLWDSKTDWEIFRSIAKKFSEVCPEVLGVEHDLMLTPIQHDAAEEMAQAYDVKDWGKGECEPIPGVTMPKVSLVERDYPNTYARFTAIGPLLESKGNGSKGLVWDAKREVEDLAHLNGTVPEGPTKGRPRVLTDIDACETILMLAPETNGQVAIKAWDALSAFTGREHHHLAEGKEDEKIRFRDVAAQPRKIISSPTWSGIESEEVCYNSGWTNVHELIPWRTLSGRQQLYQDHPWMRAFGEELVTWRPPVETRSYQSVVGKLPNGNDEIVLNLVTPHQKWGIHSTYCENLIMLSLSRGGPTVWISEVDAGKAGICDNDWIEAFNVNGALTARAIVSQRVPEGLAIMYHAQEKLVGTVGSEITGQRGGIHNSVTRINMKPTHMIGGYAQLAYGFNYYGTVGANRDEFIIVRKMNQLNWFDKAAAQVEQEAKV; this is encoded by the coding sequence ATGAGCCATCTCCTGGACCGCCTGACCTATTTCCGCAGAGAGAAGGAGACGTTCTCGGACGGGCACGGCGTGACGGTCCGGGAGGACCGCGGCTGGGAGGACGCCTACCGGAAGCGCTGGGCGGCGGACAAGATCGTGCGCTCGACGCACGGGGTGAACTGCACCGGCTCGTGCTCGTGGAAGATCTACGTCAAGGGCGGGATCGTCGCCTGGGAGACCCAGCAGACCGACTATCCCCGCACCCGGCCCGACCTGCCGAACCACGAGCCGCGCGGGTGCCCGCGGGGGGCGAGCTACAGCTGGTACCTCTACTCCGGCGCACGGCTGAAGTACCCGCTGGTGCGCGGCCGGCTGCTGCGCCACTGGCGCGAGGCGCGCAAGTCGATGTCGCCGGTGGCCGCCTGGAAGTCGATCGTCGAGGCTCCCGACAAGCGCAAGGACTGGGTCAGCCGCCGCGGGCGCGGCGGGTTCGTGCGGGTCGGCTGGGACGAGGCCAACGAGATCATCGCCGCGGCCAACGCCTACACCATCCGCACCTACGGCCCCGACCGGGTCGCCGGCTTCTCGCCGATCCCGGCCATGTCGATGATCTCCTACGCCGCGGGCAGCCGCTACCTGTCGCTGATCGGCGGCGTGCCGCTGAGCTTCTACGACTGGTACTGCGACCTGCCGCCGTCCTCGCCGCAGACCTGGGGCGAGCAGACCGACGTGCCGGAGTCGGCCGACTGGTACAATTCCAGCTTCCTGATGGTCTGGGGTTCGAACATCCCCATGACCCGCTCGCCCGACGCGCACTTCTACACCGAGGTCCGCTACCGCGGGGCGCGCAGCGTGGTCGTGGCCCCCGACTTCAACGAGGCGGCCAAGTTCGCCGACCTGTGGCTGCACCCCAAGCAGGGGACCGACGCGGCCCTGGCCCTGGCGCTGGGCCACGTGATCCTGCGCGAGTTCCACCTCGACCAGACCACGCCCTACTTCGACGACTATGTCCGCAAGTACTCGGACCTGCCGCTGCTCGTGCGGCTCGTGAAGCGCGGCGACCGCTACGTGGCCGACCGGATGCTGCGCGCCGCCGACTTCGCGGACGGCCTGGGCGAGGCCAACAACCCGGACTGGAAGACGGTGGGGATCGACGAGGCCGGCGGCCAGCCGGTCTGTCCCAACGGCTCGGTGGGCTTCCGCTGGGGCGACAAGGGCAAGTGGAACCTGGAGCAGAAGGACGGGCAGGGGCGCGACGTGCGCCTGCGCCTCAGCCTGGACGAGGCGCACGACGAGATCGTCTCGGTGGACTTCCCCTACTTCGGGGGCGACGCGCCCATGACCTTCGTGGCCACGGACCATCCCGAGGTCCTGCCGCGGAACGTTCCGGCCCGGCGCCTTGCGCTGAAGGACGGCGAGGCCCTGGTGGCCACGGTGTTCGACCTGTTCTGCGCCAACTACGGCCTCGACCGCGGGTTCGGCGGCGAGAACGTGGCCCGCAGCTACGACGACGACGTGCCGTTCACCCCGGCCTGGGCCGAGCGGATCACCGGCGTGCCCCGCGGGCACATCATCTCGGTGGCGCAGCAGTTCGCCGAGAACGCCGCCAAGACCCGCGGCCGCTCTATGGTCATCGTGGGGGCCGGGCTGAACCACTGGTACCACATGGACATGAGCTACCGGGGCATCATCAACATGCTGGTGCTCTGCGGCTGCGTGGGCCAGTCCGGCGGCGGCTGGGCGCACTACGTGGGCCAGGAGAAGCTGCGGCCGGCGACCGGCTGGCTGCCGCTGGCCTTCGCCCTCGACTGGATCCGCCCGGTCCGGCAGCAGAACGCGACCTCGTTCTGGTACGCCCACACCGACCAGTGGCGCTACGACACGCTGCGCATGACTGACATGCTCTCGCCGACCGCGCCCGAGGGGGCGTATCCGACGAGCGCCATCGACTGGAACGTGCGGGCCGAGCGGATGGGCTGGCTGCCGTCCACGCCCGCGCTGCAGGCCAACTCGCTCGACATCGGCCGGCAGCTGCACGAGCGGGGCGAGGACGCCGGCGCCTGGACCGCCGCGGCGCTGAAGTCGGGCGAGCTGAAGATGGCCTGCCACGACCCGGACCACCCGCAGAACTGGCCGCGCAACATCTTCTTCTGGCGCTCCAACGTCCTGGGCGCGAGCGGCAAGGGCCACGAGTACTTCCTCAAGCACCTGGTCGGATCGCTGCACGGGGTGATCGGGGAGGACCTCGCCAAGACGGGCGGCGAGAAGCCCGAGGAGGTCGTCTGGCATGAGGAGGCGCCGACCGGGAAGATGGACCTGATGGTCAGCATCGACTTCCGGCTGTCGACCACCGCCCTCTACGCCGACATCGTGCTGGCCTCGTCCACCTGGTACGAGAAGCACGACCTCAACACCTCGGACATGCACCCCTTCATCCACCCGCTGACCGCGGCCGTGGACCCTCTGTGGGACTCCAAGACCGACTGGGAGATCTTCCGGTCGATCGCCAAGAAGTTCTCCGAGGTCTGCCCCGAGGTGCTGGGGGTCGAGCACGACCTGATGCTCACGCCGATCCAGCACGACGCGGCCGAGGAGATGGCCCAGGCCTACGACGTGAAGGACTGGGGCAAGGGCGAGTGCGAGCCGATCCCGGGCGTGACCATGCCGAAGGTCAGCCTGGTCGAGCGGGACTATCCCAACACCTACGCGCGCTTTACCGCCATCGGCCCGCTGCTGGAGAGCAAGGGCAACGGCAGCAAGGGGCTGGTGTGGGACGCCAAGCGCGAGGTCGAGGACCTCGCCCACCTGAACGGCACGGTCCCCGAGGGGCCGACGAAGGGGCGGCCGCGGGTCCTGACCGACATCGACGCCTGCGAGACCATCCTGATGCTGGCTCCCGAGACGAACGGCCAGGTGGCGATCAAGGCCTGGGACGCGCTGAGCGCCTTCACCGGCCGCGAGCACCACCACCTGGCCGAGGGCAAGGAGGACGAGAAGATCCGCTTCCGCGACGTGGCCGCCCAGCCGCGGAAGATCATCTCCTCGCCCACCTGGTCGGGGATCGAGTCCGAGGAGGTCTGCTACAACTCGGGCTGGACCAATGTGCACGAGCTGATCCCCTGGCGCACGCTCAGCGGCCGCCAGCAGCTCTACCAGGACCACCCGTGGATGCGGGCCTTCGGCGAGGAGCTCGTCACCTGGCGCCCGCCGGTCGAGACGCGGTCTTACCAGTCGGTGGTCGGCAAGCTGCCCAACGGCAACGACGAGATCGTGCTCAACCTCGTCACGCCGCACCAGAAATGGGGGATCCACTCCACCTACTGCGAGAACCTGATCATGCTCTCGCTGAGCCGCGGCGGGCCGACCGTCTGGATCAGCGAGGTTGACGCCGGCAAGGCCGGGATCTGCGACAACGACTGGATCGAGGCGTTCAACGTCAACGGCGCGCTCACCGCCCGGGCGATCGTCTCCCAGCGCGTCCCCGAGGGCCTGGCAATCATGTACCACGCCCAGGAGAAGCTGGTGGGAACGGTGGGCTCCGAGATCACCGGCCAGCGCGGCGGGATCCACAACTCGGTCACCCGCATCAACATGAAGCCGACCCACATGATCGGCGGCTACGCCCAGCTGGCCTACGGCTTCAACTACTACGGCACCGTCGGCGCCAACCGGGACGAGTTCATCATCGTGCGGAAGATGAACCAGCTGAACTGGTTCGACAAAGCCGCCGCCCAGGTCGAGCAGGAGGCGAAGGTCTGA
- the narH gene encoding nitrate reductase subunit beta → MKVRAQICMVLNLDKCIGCHTCSITCKNVWTNREGVEYVWFNNVESKPGVGYPKDWENQSRWKGGWVRKPNGRLEPRIGAKWRILAKIFANPDLPEIDDFYEPYTFEYEWLEKAPELQAQPTAKPRSLITGEVIKKVEWSGNWEDDLGGEFSKRSQDYNFEGVQKEIYGQFENTFLMYLPRLCEHCLNPSCLAACPSGAIYKRAEDGIVLIDQERCRGWRMCVSGCPYKKVYYNWSSGKSEKCIFCFPRIEAGQPTVCSETCVGRIRYLGVILYDADRISEAASVEREEDLYPAQLSVFLDPNDPAVQEQARRDGVPETWIEAATRSPVWKMACEWKVAFPLHPEYRTLPMVWYVPPLSPIQSAAEAGKMTVNNGMPDVRSLRIPLRYLANLLTAGAEEPVAQALERMLAMRAYMRAKTVDGVVDEGIAQQVGLTGAVIEEMYRYMGLAAYEDRYVIPTAHREDTEDAYMLRGAAGFAFREGTNGTTKADLFGRRDRTPRKKYMDIPT, encoded by the coding sequence ATGAAGGTCCGCGCGCAAATCTGCATGGTGCTGAACCTCGACAAGTGCATCGGGTGCCACACCTGCTCGATCACCTGCAAGAACGTGTGGACCAACCGCGAAGGCGTCGAATACGTCTGGTTCAACAACGTCGAGAGCAAGCCGGGCGTCGGCTATCCGAAGGACTGGGAGAACCAGTCCCGCTGGAAGGGCGGCTGGGTCCGCAAGCCCAATGGCCGGCTGGAGCCCCGCATCGGCGCCAAATGGCGGATCCTGGCGAAGATCTTCGCCAACCCCGACCTGCCCGAGATCGACGACTTCTACGAGCCCTACACCTTCGAATACGAGTGGCTGGAGAAGGCCCCCGAGCTGCAGGCCCAGCCGACCGCCAAGCCGCGCTCGCTGATCACCGGCGAGGTGATCAAGAAGGTGGAGTGGAGCGGGAACTGGGAGGACGACCTCGGCGGCGAGTTCTCCAAGCGCTCCCAGGACTACAATTTCGAGGGCGTCCAGAAGGAGATCTACGGCCAGTTCGAGAACACCTTCCTGATGTACCTGCCCAGGCTGTGCGAGCACTGCCTGAACCCCTCGTGCCTGGCCGCATGTCCCTCGGGGGCGATCTACAAGCGGGCCGAGGACGGCATTGTCCTCATCGACCAGGAACGCTGCCGCGGCTGGCGGATGTGCGTCTCGGGATGCCCGTACAAGAAGGTCTATTACAACTGGTCGTCGGGTAAGTCGGAGAAGTGCATCTTCTGCTTCCCGCGGATCGAGGCGGGCCAGCCGACGGTGTGCTCCGAGACCTGCGTCGGCCGCATCCGCTACCTGGGCGTGATCCTCTACGACGCCGACCGCATCAGCGAGGCGGCGAGCGTGGAGCGGGAGGAGGACCTCTATCCCGCGCAGTTGTCGGTGTTCCTCGACCCCAACGACCCGGCGGTGCAGGAGCAGGCCCGCCGGGACGGCGTGCCCGAGACCTGGATCGAGGCGGCGACCCGCTCGCCGGTCTGGAAGATGGCGTGCGAGTGGAAGGTCGCCTTCCCGCTGCACCCCGAGTACCGGACCCTGCCGATGGTCTGGTACGTGCCGCCGCTGTCGCCGATCCAGTCCGCGGCCGAGGCCGGCAAGATGACGGTCAACAACGGCATGCCGGACGTGCGCTCGCTGCGCATCCCGCTTCGGTACCTCGCCAACCTGCTCACCGCCGGCGCCGAGGAGCCGGTGGCCCAGGCGCTGGAGCGGATGCTGGCCATGCGGGCCTACATGCGGGCCAAGACGGTCGACGGCGTCGTCGACGAGGGCATCGCCCAGCAGGTCGGCCTGACCGGCGCGGTGATCGAGGAGATGTACCGCTACATGGGGCTGGCGGCCTACGAGGACCGCTACGTCATCCCGACCGCCCACCGGGAGGACACCGAGGACGCCTACATGCTGCGCGGCGCCGCCGGCTTCGCGTTCCGGGAAGGCACCAACGGCACGACCAAGGCCGACCTGTTCGGCCGCCGCGACCGCACGCCCCGCAAGAAGTACATGGACATCCCGACATGA